Sequence from the Rhodothermales bacterium genome:
CACTCACCGGAAGCCCGGGAATGGCGGATCCACTTCCACGTCCCGCTATTCGCCGACCGCTTTGGCCCGCTCGCCTCGACACGGGATAATATCGAGCCCACCTTGCGCATGATGTACGAGCAGCAGCTCTGTAATCACCTGGAGGTGGAAACCTACACCTGGGAGGTGTTGCCGGCTGAACTCAAAGTAGACCTGGGCGCCTCCATCGAACGCGAACTCCAGTGGACGCTCGGCCGCTGGAACCGCCCCTGATCCATCCCCCATGCACCGTACTGTCGTCCTCAACATCGTCGGCCTCACCCCCTCGCTCCTGGGCGAGCATACACCGTTTTTGTCGACATGGGCCAGCGAGGCCGCGCAGGCCTCCATCGATCCGGTCCTGCCCGCCGTCACCTGCTCCGCCCAGGCCACCTACCTCACCGGCGTACGGCCTACCCGGCATGGCATCGTGGCGAATGGCTGGTACTTCCGCGACGAATGCGAGGTCAAGTTCTGGCGCCAGTCCAATAAACTCGTCCAGGCGCCCAAGATCTGGGAAACAGCCCGCGCCTCGAACCCCGACTTCACCTGCGCGAACCTGTTCTGGTGGTACAACATGTACTCGTCGGCCGACTTCAGCGTGACGCCGCGGCCCATGTACCCGGCGAACGGGCTCAAGCTGCCGGACATCTACACGCAACCCGCCGGCCTGCGCGATAGCCTCCAGGAAAAACTGGGCGTCTTCCCCCTATTCGAGTTCTGGGGGCCGGCCACCACGATCCGATCCAGCCAGTGGATTGCCCGCGCCGCCATGGAGGTGGAGGAACGCCATGCCCCGACCCTCTCGCTGGTGTATCTGCCGCACCTGGATTACAACCTCCAGCGCCTCGGCCCCTCGGACCCGGCCATCGCCACCGACCTCCGCGAGATCGACGCACTCTGCGAAGAACTGATCACGTTCTACGAAAAACGCGGCATCCGGGTGATCGCCCTGTCGGAGTACGGCATCCACGATGTCGAACACCCGGTTCACCTCAACCGCCTGTTCCGGAAACAGGAGTGGCTCAACGTCCGTGTCGAACTGGGACGAGAACTGCTCGACGCCGGCGCCAGCCAGGTCTTCGCCGTTGCCGACCACCAGCTGGCCCACGTCTACGTCAACAATCCCGCCCTGCTGGACGATGTCCGCGCCCTCCTCGAAGCTACTCCGGGTGTCGCCCGGGTGCTCGATGCCGACGGGAAGCGTGAACACGGGCTCCTCCACGAGCGCTCCGGCGAACTCGTCGCCATCGCCGATCCCGACGCGTGGTTCACCTACTACTACTGGCTGGACAACGACCGCGCGCCCGACTTCGGGCGGACGGTGGATATCCACCGTAAACCTGGCTACGACCCCGCCGAGCTGTTTTTCGACCCGGCCCTGCGCCTTCCCAAACTCCGCGCCGGCCGGCGGCTCCTCCAGAAAAAACTCGGCTTCCGCTACTTGATGGACGTGATCCCGCTCGACGCCTCCGTCGTCCGTGGCTCCCACGGCCACCTCCCGGACGGGCCGGCCGAACGCCCTTTCCTCCTCACCCGACACGCCCATCTCGTCCCCGAGACCTCCATCGCCGCCACCGCCGTGCACGATGTCATCCTCGCGCATCTTCGGTGAGATACACACAAGGTACACTCATGTCCACGCCTCGCGATTCCGCCAACGTCA
This genomic interval carries:
- a CDS encoding alkaline phosphatase family protein → MHRTVVLNIVGLTPSLLGEHTPFLSTWASEAAQASIDPVLPAVTCSAQATYLTGVRPTRHGIVANGWYFRDECEVKFWRQSNKLVQAPKIWETARASNPDFTCANLFWWYNMYSSADFSVTPRPMYPANGLKLPDIYTQPAGLRDSLQEKLGVFPLFEFWGPATTIRSSQWIARAAMEVEERHAPTLSLVYLPHLDYNLQRLGPSDPAIATDLREIDALCEELITFYEKRGIRVIALSEYGIHDVEHPVHLNRLFRKQEWLNVRVELGRELLDAGASQVFAVADHQLAHVYVNNPALLDDVRALLEATPGVARVLDADGKREHGLLHERSGELVAIADPDAWFTYYYWLDNDRAPDFGRTVDIHRKPGYDPAELFFDPALRLPKLRAGRRLLQKKLGFRYLMDVIPLDASVVRGSHGHLPDGPAERPFLLTRHAHLVPETSIAATAVHDVILAHLR